Genomic segment of Saprospira sp. CCB-QB6:
ATAGATAATAAACTTGCGGGAGGCCTTATAGCCTTTATCGAGATAGATAGCACCGACAAAAGCCTCGAAGCAGTTGCCCATAACGGTGGGGCTGATTCGTTGGAGGCCGCGGGCTTTGAGAAAATCGTCTAGGCCCATTTCGGCGCCGACTCGGTTGAGTGTTTTTCGGCTAACGATTTTGGATCTCATTTGGGTGAGGAAGCCTTCGTCTTCTGTGGGATATTTGCGGAAGAGATATTCGGCAATGACGGCATCGAGGATGGCGTCTCCTAGATATTCTAGGCGTTCGTTATCGAAGCTATGTTGATCGTCTTCTTGTTTGTTTGTGGTAGATTTATGCGTAAAGGCTCTATCATAAAAAGGTAAATGCCTAGGGGCAAAACCGAGGATGGTTTTCAGTTCGCGGGCAAAGGCTTTTTGCTTTGAGAAGTAGAGATTATAATAGGACTTCAACACAATAGTTATGGTATAAGGGCCTGAATTCGATTGAAAAATGAGCTAAAAAAAAAGGGCCAATGAAGGCCCTTTGCTGCTCAAATATACTAACTATTCTGTTATTTTCTTGAAAATCACGGCAGAATTATGACCGCCAAAGCCGTAGTTCATGTTCATGGCAATTTGCACATCGGCAGATTGTTTGACATTGGGCGTAATTTGTAGGCGGCTATCAATTTGTGGATCGAATTCCTGAAAGTTGATAGTTGGCGCAATTTCTCCAGTTTCAATGGTTTTGATACAGATCAATGACTCCATGGCGCCAGCGGCAGAGATCATGTGGCCAGTCATTGATTTGGTGGCGCTCATTTTCACTTTAAAGGCGGCATCTCCTAAGGCCTTGATAATGGCATTAGATTCTGCAATATCGCCAAGGTCTGTAGAGGTGCTATGTGGGTTGAGATAATCGAGATCTTCTGCTTGAATATTGGCATCTTCTAGGGCCAATTTGATGACATCAATTACTCCGTGACCATCGGGGTCGGGGGCTGTAATATGGTAAGCATCGGCGTTTTGGGCTACACCAATAATCTCGGCATAAATTTTTGCGCCACGGGCTTTAGCATGCTCATAATCCTCTAGGATGAGGGAGGCTGCGCCTTCACCAATAACAAAGCCATCGCGATCTTTATCAAAGGGGCGAGAAGCTACAGCAGGATCTTCATTGCGAGTAGAGAGGGCTTTGAGGGCATTAAATGCACCTACTCCTACTTCGTTAATGGCTGCTTCGGCACCGCCAACCACCATAATATCGGCTCTATTGAGGCGAATTTGGTCGTAGGCTAGGCCAATACAGTGTGTTGAAGATGCACAGGCCGTAACAAAGGCGCCAGTAGGACCACGGAAACCGTGGCGGATAGAAATATTACCTGCAGAGGCGTCTACAATCATTTTGGGAACCAAAAAAGGGTTGAAACGAGGAGTTCCACTACCTTTTTCAAAGCTTTGGACTTCATGCTGAAGGGTCGTGATGCCCCCAATCCCGGAAGCCCAAAAAACACCAATGCGTTTTTTGTTTTCTACTTCCTCTAATTTAGCATCAGCAATAGCTTCATCGCTTGCCACAAGAGCATATTGCATAACGGGATCTAAGCGACGGACATCTTTCCGACCAAATACGTCGGCACCGCTAAAATCTTTTATTTCACAGGCAAACTGGGTCTTAAATAAGCTAGCATCAAATTGTTTGATGGGAGCTGCACCGCTTTTTCCTGCAAGTAGGTTGGCCCAACTTTCTTCTGTGTTATGCCCCATGGGGTTTAAGGTTCCAAGACCAGTAACTACAACACGTCTTTGACTCATAACTAATATCTTTTAGAGAAAGATGCTTAATGGAGTTCAAGCCCCCAAGCATTTTCCATGGTTCGTATTAAAAAGATGGCGCCGAAGCCCAATAAAATTAGCTCGACGCCCTTTTGGCTGCTCCGAAAATAGATCGAAACAAATAGGTCTAACCTAGGTTCTCACTCAAGAAAGAGATCGCATCACCTACAGTTTTGATTTCTTCTGCTTTCTCATCAGGAATAGAGAGATCAAACTCACGCTCTAGTTCCATAATCAACTCTACAAGGTCAATAGAGTCAGCACCTAGATCTTTCTGAAAGCTTGATTCCAGTGTAATATCAGATGTATCAACAACTAACTTATCTGCGATGATTGCGAATACACGCTCTTTGATTTCAGTGGCCATAATGGTCAATTTTGCATTTGAATAAAAGGGTCCCTTATAGCACAAAGGGCTTTGATCGCTGCAAAGATGTTCATTTAATCCAGATTCACAAAGTTTTTAATTGGCTTTTTTGTTTATACGACTACTGAATAAATGGACTCCAAGTTATTCTTTTTAGGGGAGTAGCTCTTTGCTTACTGTCTGCTTTCTATTAAGGTTGAAACCAAAAAAAGCCCCCATGAGCCCTCCTGCAATGTGAGCATATTCTGAGATATTATTGTTGTCTAAACTATTGAGGACCTCTTTGCCCAAAAAGAAAATAAGGACCAATATAAAGGTAAGCGGAATCCCTTTTCCACCCGTATTGGCAAAAGAAACCAAGATGATAAACATAAAGACAATACCACTAGCTCCCAATAAACCACCACCAATTAAAAAGACCTGAAAGATAGCCGTAATGAAAGCCGTGAGCAACATCATAATTAAGATATTCCGACTGCCGTATTTTTCTTCCATGATTGGCGCAATCAGTAGAAATATCGACATATTCCCCGCCAAATGACCTCTGTTTGCATGCCCAATAGTGTAACTGAAGAGCCGAAAATAATCCATGGGATTGGCAAAATCAAAGCCCCGAAGTACAAAGTAGTTGTTAATTAAGCCCCCAGACCGACCCATGGCATCACCGCCCGTAATATAGTTGATCATATAAACGGCTGTACACAAAATGGCAAAAGTAACTACCACAGGAGCATTGTATTGAATCTTAAGTCCTTTCATTTTATTTGTTGTTTATTAAACTGATTGAATATTTTGGGGCCTCCCGCCTTCGGCGGGCGCTACGTTTCAGGGCTCGCTACTCGCTCGGCCCTGCGCTCTTTCGCTCCGCTCAACAGCTTGGTCTGGCCTACGGCCACCCCTCCACATCGCTAGGCCAAACGCGCTTTGGGCCAATGTTTTCCGCTTCGAGTCCAGAGGCGAGCAAAGCAACTGATTATAGGCTATACCACTCAAAATAACTAGCCAAGCAGGTTTTCTAGCTCATTAGGACCAAAGCAGCGCTATTCGATTTGGCTGAGGGATGGAAAGCAGTGGCCGCAGGCCAGACCGAAGCGCCTAGCGCCGAAGGGCCGAGCGAGCAGCGAGCCCCCGCACAGCCCGACCCGCCCGCAGGGCGGGGCAGCCCCAAACCCTAATGCCAATCGGCATCCATACTATCGTCATGCCGCTCCCGATCATCTTCTTCTGGACGTTCTACATCTTGCTCGCCCCCCCAAGTATTGCGAATGCCCAATTGCTGGGTAAGGCCCTGAACCAAGCGAAATTCCGATAAGAAAATCGAGGCAATAACTCGGATTACGGTATAGGCCGGAATTGCGATGACCATGCCCATAATGCCCCCCAATTTGGAACCTACAATAATGACCAAGAAAATCTCTAGCGGGTGTGCCTTCACGCTTTTCGAGAAAATTAGAGGCTGCAAAAGCATATTATCTAAAGCTTGCATAGAGGCAAAAACTAAGGCTACTTTAATGAGCAGAGGTACGGTCTCCGCATAAAAGTCGGCATTGAGGCTAGAGCAAATGCAAACCAACAGGCCAAAGATGAGCCCCAAAAAGGGCCCTAAATAGGGAACCACATTGATGATGGCCGCAAAAAAGGCAATCAAAAAGGCATTGGGGGCCCCGACAATCCAGAGTAAAAGCCAGACGTAGACCGAAACCGCAGTGACCTGCCCCAAAATTCCCTCGAAATAGCGAATTAGCATTTTCTTAGTGAGTTGCAAGGTCTTATCTAGCTGAGCATCATACTTTTCGGGAAATGGACCTTTGATTAAATTGGCAAATAATCCCTCTTCTTGTAAAAAGAAGAAGGCAATAAAACTAACCGAAGTAATCAAGACAAAGAGATTGCCCAGCCAAGCCAACATGGTCGAAAAGGTGGTTTTGAGCAAGGAGGCGGGATTGATATACTGCAAAGCTTGCTGTTCCAACTGCAGCAATCGGCTGCTAGGCGCTGCGGTAACTACCGTATCCGCTCCAACAATTGGTGCTTTTAAGCCTTCGCCTTGCACTGTAATATGTAGCTCAATATTGGGCCCGCCCAAACTATCGCTTAGCTTTTGGACCATAGAATCCACAGATACAATAGGGACGGGAAGCTGTTTTTGGGGAACTAGCTGCGTGCTATCTTCAACAAAGAAATCATTTTCGGCCACCAAACCCCATTCTTCCAACTGCTCAAAACTGTGGTTAATGGGATCTTCTAAGCTTTCTAAAAGCTCTTGATAGTCAACACTGGCCAAATTGCGCCCTTGTTGCACAATAACAGGGACAAATAGTGCTACAAAAAGTGCTAAGGCCGTCAAAAAGACAGAAAGTGTAATTAAAGCTCTAGCCGCAGCAGGCAAACGAAACTTGCCTATCCGCAAACGGCCTAAAAGGTCCATGATAGGAGAGCCTAATAAGGAAATAATCCAAGCAATCACCAGCCAACTGATGATATCGCTAAAATAATAGAAGATGGCGGCCACGGCCAAAATGCCAAGGCCAAAACCAATATAGGAGCGTATTTTCGCCATAAAAGAGGAGCATTAGCGGCCCAATAGCATCTCCCATTTTGTCCATGAAATTGCTGGATGAGCCTGTTTCAAGGCAGCTAACTGATCATTCTGTCGCTGCAAAAAATCTTGATGGGCTTGACTATCAGGCCAGTTGGGCCGATGGCTGAAAGCCTTGTACAATTTAGTAATTTTTTCTCTTAGGCCCTGCTCTTCTTGGGCCAAAAGACTTTGCCCAAAGCCCTGGTAGATATAATCTACGGCCTCATTCGTTGGATGCGCCCGATCAAGAGCATAAAAACGATAGTCCCGCAACTCATCCAATAAGATCTCATAGGCGGGAAAATAATGCAATTGAGCAAATTCTTCTTCTAAGGCCTCCGCCAATAATAATAAACGGGCCTTGCTTCTTTGGTTGCCCTGGGCCCCATCCTTTAAATGCCGAATTGGACTTACCGTTAAGATGATTTGACAACTAGGATTGAGCTCCCATAAAGCCCTAAAT
This window contains:
- the rnc gene encoding ribonuclease III; translation: MLKSYYNLYFSKQKAFARELKTILGFAPRHLPFYDRAFTHKSTTNKQEDDQHSFDNERLEYLGDAILDAVIAEYLFRKYPTEDEGFLTQMRSKIVSRKTLNRVGAEMGLDDFLKARGLQRISPTVMGNCFEAFVGAIYLDKGYKASRKFIIYKMLQNHVDVHLLERIDNNFKSILLEFCQKDQKTLSYELLEQQKTDGKSNHNRQHRFKVAVIINDKSIAEATGPNKKTAEQNASKQALIKLGVVDKNGHKKD
- the fabF gene encoding beta-ketoacyl-ACP synthase II encodes the protein MSQRRVVVTGLGTLNPMGHNTEESWANLLAGKSGAAPIKQFDASLFKTQFACEIKDFSGADVFGRKDVRRLDPVMQYALVASDEAIADAKLEEVENKKRIGVFWASGIGGITTLQHEVQSFEKGSGTPRFNPFLVPKMIVDASAGNISIRHGFRGPTGAFVTACASSTHCIGLAYDQIRLNRADIMVVGGAEAAINEVGVGAFNALKALSTRNEDPAVASRPFDKDRDGFVIGEGAASLILEDYEHAKARGAKIYAEIIGVAQNADAYHITAPDPDGHGVIDVIKLALEDANIQAEDLDYLNPHSTSTDLGDIAESNAIIKALGDAAFKVKMSATKSMTGHMISAAGAMESLICIKTIETGEIAPTINFQEFDPQIDSRLQITPNVKQSADVQIAMNMNYGFGGHNSAVIFKKITE
- a CDS encoding acyl carrier protein, which translates into the protein MATEIKERVFAIIADKLVVDTSDITLESSFQKDLGADSIDLVELIMELEREFDLSIPDEKAEEIKTVGDAISFLSENLG
- a CDS encoding rhomboid family intramembrane serine protease, coding for MKGLKIQYNAPVVVTFAILCTAVYMINYITGGDAMGRSGGLINNYFVLRGFDFANPMDYFRLFSYTIGHANRGHLAGNMSIFLLIAPIMEEKYGSRNILIMMLLTAFITAIFQVFLIGGGLLGASGIVFMFIILVSFANTGGKGIPLTFILVLIFFLGKEVLNSLDNNNISEYAHIAGGLMGAFFGFNLNRKQTVSKELLP
- a CDS encoding AI-2E family transporter yields the protein MAKIRSYIGFGLGILAVAAIFYYFSDIISWLVIAWIISLLGSPIMDLLGRLRIGKFRLPAAARALITLSVFLTALALFVALFVPVIVQQGRNLASVDYQELLESLEDPINHSFEQLEEWGLVAENDFFVEDSTQLVPQKQLPVPIVSVDSMVQKLSDSLGGPNIELHITVQGEGLKAPIVGADTVVTAAPSSRLLQLEQQALQYINPASLLKTTFSTMLAWLGNLFVLITSVSFIAFFFLQEEGLFANLIKGPFPEKYDAQLDKTLQLTKKMLIRYFEGILGQVTAVSVYVWLLLWIVGAPNAFLIAFFAAIINVVPYLGPFLGLIFGLLVCICSSLNADFYAETVPLLIKVALVFASMQALDNMLLQPLIFSKSVKAHPLEIFLVIIVGSKLGGIMGMVIAIPAYTVIRVIASIFLSEFRLVQGLTQQLGIRNTWGGEQDVERPEEDDRERHDDSMDADWH